A stretch of the Ctenopharyngodon idella isolate HZGC_01 chromosome 14, HZGC01, whole genome shotgun sequence genome encodes the following:
- the clcf1 gene encoding uncharacterized protein clcf1 isoform X2 gives MLSYLGPPFSDPGFSPPRPNSSSLSVPSAATRVDLWRGLENGARLAQNQRAYSILLCAVRDLARSTLCPYLQSSLLHFCSGLSGLLGSISGLMNALGYTNLPPSTGYATAAQGYAPPMSSQFQGVSENSPAPLRSYVPRNKGAQTASGVREGTTRADLKRDRERERGRRGRRKEGESWVAKEEGEKEEGMERWGKRRRLLSMEEEKTLKLNNNMNYTTLKVGDGYRKQPLLFSLPSLHPRRSSRSIPSPNSGLSPLSLLYQYGGPAAEVHTLLAAPVLSSHPAPNDFSRKVEGFWVLRELQSWLWRSAKDFTRLKKRLRA, from the coding sequence CTGTCTTATCTTGGGCCTCCATTTAGTGATCCCGGCTTCTCTCCTCCACGTCCCAACAGCTCCTCTCTGTCCGTGCCCAGTGCAGCTACACGTGTGGACTTGTGGCGCGGGTTGGAGAACGGTGCCCGTCTGGCACAGAACCAGCGTGCATACAGCATTCTTCTGTGTGCTGTGAGGGATCTGGCGCGCTCCACCCTGTGTCCGTACCTACAGAGCTCTCTCCTACACTTCTGCTCCGGCCTCAGCGGGTTACTCGGCTCAATATCCGGCCTGATGAATGCCCTGGGCTACACCAACCTACCACCCTCCACAGGTTACGCCACGGCCGCTCAAGGATACGCCCCACCCATGTCGTCACAGTTTCAGGGCGTGAGCGAGAACAGCCCCGCCCCTCTACGGAGTTACGTGCCTCGAAACAAAGGCGCTCAGACCGCCTCGGGTGTGAGAGAGGGAACAACTCGGGCGGATCTCAAGCgggacagagagagggagagggggAGGAGAGGGAGGAGAAAAGAAGGAGAGAGTTGGGTCGCCAAAGAGGAGGGAGAGAAGGAGGAAGGAATGGAGAGATGGGGAAAAAGGAGAAGACTGCTAAGCATGGAAGAGGAGAAAACGCTAAAACTGAACAACAACATGAACTACACAACTTTAAAAGTTGGAGATGGATACCGAAAGCAGCCCCTACTCTTTTCCTTGCCATCCCTCCATCCTCGTCGATCTAGCCGTTCCATCCCGTCTCCTAATTCTGGTCTCTCTCCTCTCTCGCTCCTCTATCAGTACGGAGGGCCGGCCGCTGAGGTTCACACTTTGCTGGCGGCCCCTGTGCTGTCATCACATCCCGCCCCTAATGACTTCTCACGGAAAGTTGAGGGATTTTGGGTACTGCGAGAACTGCAGAGCTGGCTGTGGAGATCCGCAAAAGACTTCACCAGACTTAAGAAACGGCTACGAGCTTGA